One genomic window of Candidatus Nitrospira nitrosa includes the following:
- a CDS encoding choice-of-anchor L family PEP-CTERM protein, with the protein MMHLRSTLFALLLGIGMLWSTWAFALTIAPTTNTSALGAALGGGGLLTINSVTINNGASSQFGTYTGFTSPPVTIGDGVVLSTGQVVQTTPGFNNGLQGPGSTPSTNTGQPGTAAFDAYGAGNIENFSDSNDVASMTVAFTLSAPSQVGFDFIFGSIEHPEFTSDFTDAFLAFLNGSASANQIVFDAANNPVQVGVSFASALTTSDTNTAFGDPHGLVKLQTFTFNQLSAGSHTLNFQVGDVNDHILDSAVFISNFRAEAGTPGTTPTVPEPSTVLLLGAGLVALGFARYRMSVPRGRG; encoded by the coding sequence ATGATGCATTTGCGGAGTACGCTGTTTGCTTTGCTCTTGGGTATTGGAATGTTGTGGAGCACTTGGGCGTTTGCGCTGACAATTGCTCCAACGACTAATACCTCGGCTTTGGGGGCCGCATTGGGAGGAGGGGGGCTACTAACCATTAATAGTGTTACGATTAACAACGGTGCATCGAGCCAATTTGGAACATATACAGGGTTTACTAGCCCACCGGTCACGATTGGTGATGGGGTCGTGCTTTCAACCGGCCAGGTTGTGCAAACGACACCAGGGTTTAATAATGGATTACAGGGGCCAGGTAGCACTCCGAGCACAAATACAGGCCAACCTGGCACGGCAGCGTTTGATGCCTACGGGGCCGGTAATATTGAGAATTTTTCAGACTCGAATGATGTCGCTTCCATGACAGTGGCATTTACCTTGAGTGCCCCCAGTCAGGTCGGTTTTGATTTTATCTTTGGCTCAATCGAACACCCCGAATTTACGAGCGATTTTACTGATGCATTCTTGGCATTTCTGAATGGCTCAGCTTCGGCAAACCAAATTGTATTTGATGCCGCCAACAATCCAGTGCAGGTCGGGGTGAGCTTTGCCAGTGCACTCACCACGTCTGATACGAACACAGCATTTGGCGACCCACACGGTCTCGTAAAGCTTCAGACCTTTACGTTCAATCAACTATCCGCAGGTTCACATACTCTCAATTTTCAAGTTGGCGATGTCAATGATCATATCCTTGATAGTGCAGTGTTCATCTCAAACTTTCGGGCGGAGGCAGGGACACCTGGGACGACGCCAACTGTTCCTGAACCCAGTACGGTCCTCTTACTTGGCGCGGGCTTAGTAGCGTTAGGATTTGCACGTTATAGGATGTCAGTTCCTCGCGGCAGAGGGTAG
- a CDS encoding DUF2779 domain-containing protein codes for METPNELFPTAVPPRLSKSKFLSGLQCHKRLYLEIHQPALATPPDASTRAILGMGTEIGVLAQQRFPGGVLVKAGFRQREAAVVETAGLLQDPTVPSIFEGAFEHDGVLVRVDILERVQTGSGESPSWRLIEVKSSTRVKDIHLDDLAIQSFIVQGSGVNLEATCLMHINTGYRYDGGVVDLRALFSVEHVSEALTARRMLVLERLAAMKSMLLGVQAPPIEPDQHCHSPYECPFWAHCTKDKPPRWIYHLPGKKEMVSQLVRQGVTTIDEIPEGVRLSDAQQKVKNNVEWVSSELGSLLHSLRYPIHHLDAETVMLAVPRFPSTRPYQALPVQWSNHIELESGEVVHQEFLHNEASEPRRRWAEALIESLGESGSILVYSAYEAGLIRQLADMFPEFRSAFREIGKRLWDLLPVIKEHYYHPAFNGSYSIKSVLPAVVPSLGYGDLAIQEGGHAAAEYYRMVFVETDWVERETIREALLRYCARDTLAMVELRRTLKTKAGIRPGNTAEAS; via the coding sequence GTGGAAACTCCTAACGAGCTCTTTCCTACCGCCGTACCGCCCCGGCTTTCAAAATCCAAGTTTCTCTCCGGACTGCAATGTCACAAACGACTCTATCTGGAAATTCACCAGCCTGCTCTGGCAACACCGCCGGATGCATCGACGCGGGCGATTTTGGGTATGGGCACCGAGATCGGGGTTCTTGCGCAGCAGCGTTTCCCCGGCGGTGTCCTAGTGAAGGCCGGCTTTCGTCAGCGAGAGGCGGCGGTCGTGGAGACGGCAGGGTTGCTTCAAGATCCCACGGTTCCCTCCATCTTCGAGGGAGCGTTTGAGCACGACGGGGTGCTTGTCCGTGTCGATATTTTGGAGCGTGTCCAGACTGGTTCGGGGGAATCCCCTTCCTGGCGTTTGATCGAAGTGAAGTCCTCGACAAGAGTGAAAGATATCCATCTCGATGATTTGGCGATCCAGAGCTTTATCGTCCAAGGTTCCGGAGTAAACCTGGAAGCGACCTGCCTGATGCACATCAATACAGGCTACCGCTACGATGGGGGTGTGGTTGATCTACGGGCACTCTTTTCAGTCGAACATGTTTCAGAAGCACTGACGGCCAGACGAATGTTAGTGCTGGAACGATTGGCTGCCATGAAGTCCATGTTGTTGGGGGTACAAGCTCCACCGATCGAGCCGGATCAGCATTGCCACAGTCCCTATGAATGTCCCTTCTGGGCCCATTGTACCAAGGACAAGCCGCCACGCTGGATCTATCACTTGCCGGGGAAGAAAGAGATGGTCAGTCAGCTGGTCCGGCAGGGGGTTACGACGATCGACGAGATTCCGGAGGGAGTCCGACTGTCGGATGCACAGCAGAAGGTCAAGAACAACGTAGAATGGGTTTCATCGGAATTGGGTTCACTCCTTCATTCTCTCCGGTACCCCATCCACCATCTCGATGCGGAAACAGTGATGTTGGCCGTCCCACGGTTTCCCTCCACCAGGCCCTATCAGGCCCTTCCGGTGCAATGGTCTAATCACATTGAACTTGAATCCGGTGAGGTCGTGCATCAGGAGTTTCTCCACAACGAGGCGTCTGAGCCACGCAGGCGTTGGGCTGAGGCATTGATCGAGTCCCTCGGCGAGTCCGGCAGTATCTTGGTGTACTCCGCATACGAAGCAGGGCTCATTCGCCAACTGGCGGACATGTTTCCTGAATTTAGATCCGCCTTTCGAGAGATTGGGAAACGGCTGTGGGATCTGCTGCCCGTGATCAAAGAGCATTATTACCATCCCGCCTTTAACGGATCGTACTCGATCAAATCAGTATTGCCGGCGGTGGTGCCGTCGCTTGGGTATGGTGATCTGGCGATTCAAGAAGGCGGGCATGCAGCGGCTGAGTATTATCGTATGGTCTTCGTCGAAACCGATTGGGTGGAACGGGAGACCATCCGAGAAGCCTTGCTACGGTATTGCGCACGAGACACGCTGGCGATGGTGGAGCTGCGGCGGACGCTAAAAACCAAAGCAGGAATCCGACCGGGTAATACTGCGGAAGCCTCATGA
- a CDS encoding MATE family efflux transporter has translation MGNGVTQIRRSVMVLALPVTVTTLLQRAEGIVAVFLVGGLGATSIAAVGLGQLLAFVAATLMSGVSVGTNVVVAQLWGARRRHDAGEAARHFLWLAIGASLVLAGIGMAGNRFVMEALGAEQSVIELALPYSTLIFLVFPCTVLIQVLASVLQASGDTKTPMYGLIGVNLLHVVLAYPLIYGLGGFPALGLKGAAIAAGVAEAAGGLYLLLRCRPIFKESSTLRLDLIRSIWNVGASVSGERIVQQAGIFVYTKLVLLYGTVAYAAHQVGLSIESLSFLPGYGLAIAAATMVGQSIGAGKYTRAKLENWEANRIAIAIMTCMGFIFFFFPYALLHAFTTDEAVIELGIMFLKIVALLQIPLALTMVLAGSLRGAGDTRFIMGATMIGMWGVRVPLALIAALWMRQSVLLIWAAMIADWTIRMGLLLWRYQSERWRQIQVIR, from the coding sequence ATGGGCAACGGTGTCACCCAAATCAGACGGTCCGTGATGGTTCTTGCACTCCCCGTCACCGTCACCACGCTCTTACAGCGGGCTGAAGGCATTGTCGCCGTCTTTTTGGTCGGCGGATTGGGCGCCACGTCAATTGCCGCCGTGGGGCTCGGCCAACTGTTGGCCTTTGTGGCTGCAACACTGATGTCGGGAGTGTCCGTCGGGACAAACGTCGTCGTGGCCCAGCTCTGGGGCGCAAGGCGGCGGCACGATGCCGGAGAGGCCGCTCGACATTTCCTCTGGCTGGCGATCGGCGCGTCACTCGTCTTGGCTGGAATCGGCATGGCCGGTAATCGGTTTGTGATGGAAGCGTTAGGCGCAGAACAGTCGGTTATTGAGCTGGCCCTTCCCTATTCCACTCTCATCTTCCTCGTCTTTCCTTGTACGGTCCTCATTCAAGTGTTGGCGTCCGTGCTTCAGGCTTCTGGCGATACCAAAACACCCATGTACGGGTTGATCGGGGTCAACCTCCTACACGTCGTCCTGGCCTACCCGCTCATCTATGGACTGGGAGGATTTCCGGCACTCGGTCTCAAGGGCGCTGCGATTGCTGCCGGTGTGGCCGAAGCAGCTGGAGGCCTCTATCTCCTGCTCCGCTGCCGTCCGATCTTTAAAGAGTCCTCCACCTTGCGTCTCGACCTGATTCGATCGATCTGGAACGTCGGGGCATCAGTTTCCGGCGAGCGGATCGTTCAGCAGGCCGGCATTTTCGTCTATACCAAACTGGTACTGCTCTACGGCACCGTGGCCTATGCTGCGCACCAGGTCGGCTTATCCATCGAATCGTTATCATTCCTGCCCGGTTATGGGTTGGCCATCGCCGCCGCCACGATGGTGGGGCAGAGTATCGGAGCGGGCAAGTATACAAGGGCGAAGTTGGAGAATTGGGAGGCGAACCGGATAGCCATTGCCATCATGACCTGCATGGGGTTCATCTTTTTCTTTTTCCCCTACGCCTTGCTCCATGCCTTTACCACCGATGAGGCTGTAATCGAACTGGGAATCATGTTTCTCAAGATCGTCGCCTTATTACAGATTCCCCTGGCCCTGACCATGGTGCTCGCCGGATCGTTGCGCGGCGCCGGCGACACACGCTTCATCATGGGCGCCACGATGATCGGCATGTGGGGCGTGCGCGTGCCGTTGGCCCTCATCGCCGCTCTCTGGATGCGGCAATCCGTCTTGTTGATCTGGGCGGCGATGATCGCCGACTGGACCATACGGATGGGGCTGCTCCTCTGGCGGTATCAGTCCGAACGGTGGAGACAGATACAAGTGATTCGATAA